A genomic stretch from Papio anubis isolate 15944 chromosome 18, Panubis1.0, whole genome shotgun sequence includes:
- the LOC101026936 gene encoding riboflavin kinase, with amino-acid sequence MPRADCIMRHLPYFCRGQVVRGFGRGSKQLGIPTANFPEQVVDNLPADISTGIYYGWASVGSGDVHKMVVSIGWNPYYKNTKKSMETHIMHTFKEDFYGEILNVAIVGYLRPEKNFDSLESLISAIQGDIEEAKKQLDLPEHLKVKEDNFFQVSKSKIMNGH; translated from the coding sequence ATGCCCCGAGCGGACTGCATTATGAGGCATCTGCCTTACTTCTGCCGGGGCCAAGTGGTGCGGGGCTTCGGCCGCGGCTCCAAGCAGCTGGGCATCCCCACAGCTAATTTTCCTGAGCAAGTAGTAGATAATCTTCCAGCTGATATATCCACTGGCATTTACTATGGTTGGGccagtgttggaagtggagaTGTCCATAAAATGGTGGTGAGCATAGGATGGAACCCATATTACAAGAATACGAAGAAGTCTATGGAAACACATATCATGCATACCTTCAAAGAGGACTTCTATGGGGAAATCCTCAATGTCGCCATTGTTGGCTACCTGAGACCAGAAAAGAACTTTGATTCTTTAGAGTCACTTATTTCAGCAATTCAAGGTGATATTGAAGAAGCTAAGAAACAACTAGATTTACCAGAACATTTGAAAGTCAAAGAAGACAATTTCTTCCAGGtttctaaaagcaaaataatgaatgGCCACTGa